One segment of Clostridium ljungdahlii DSM 13528 DNA contains the following:
- a CDS encoding ATP-dependent helicase → MNLEVLKTEFKYLRDKIIEKQYEHLDPMQRKAVLNGENNCIVIACPGAGKTQTIINRVDYLCRFGPIYNTDYVPNCLKTDDLQIMKKYLNDNSFKDVTAVNKIEHLLNSNKINPQNIVVITFTRAAALNMKNRYISIGNKEKSPFFGTFHSLFYNILKKHNKEINIIDPYKAHEIVKNTLMYYLDFIGEERVKEVLNDISLLKNSETNIDLFKSKIDKSVFLKCFNEYENYKARNKLMDFDDLQLKVKDMFLNQKSILDSYQNLFKYILVDEFQDSDNLQIELLQLIGSKGVIFAVGDEDQCIYSFRGSKPECMVNFDNYFKDGRKIYLKINYRSVKNVVELSKKIICNNKNRNVKLIENNRKNDGNIYFKVFEREKEQAFFVSNSIKEIINKGKYKYSHIAVFYRTNLESRSIIDAFLKYNIKFKLLDGQYNFYEHFICKDLIAYLKLAVNMCDKNSFMRIINKPFRYIGKVNIKKVIDNRIRENCFDILRQVGDLPIFQLKNITVLEKNIRKLNRMKKQDRINYILDKLDYMDYLKNYCMKLNRDMDELQDIIGEFREACGEFDSIESFLDNVGKVEQTLEKGKKEGNTVTLSTIHGVKGMEFENVFIINCSEGLIPHANSIQNNLEEERRLFYVGVTRAIDNLTLCYSSTIRKKAVNVSRFIEECDLLNSGELMKNCDLEIGDYVVHKVFGSGKIIDKRDNCLKVLFSGNREIGFDLSVLYNGQLMKDAARKCL, encoded by the coding sequence ATGAATCTGGAAGTGTTAAAAACAGAGTTTAAGTATTTAAGAGATAAAATAATTGAAAAGCAATATGAACATCTTGATCCTATGCAAAGAAAAGCAGTTTTAAATGGTGAAAATAACTGTATTGTTATTGCTTGTCCTGGAGCAGGAAAGACCCAGACTATTATTAATAGAGTGGACTACTTATGTAGATTCGGTCCTATATACAATACAGATTATGTACCTAATTGTCTAAAGACCGATGATTTACAGATAATGAAGAAATATTTAAATGATAATTCTTTTAAAGATGTGACTGCAGTAAATAAAATTGAGCATTTGTTAAATAGCAATAAAATAAATCCACAGAACATAGTTGTTATAACTTTTACTAGAGCAGCTGCTCTCAATATGAAAAACAGATACATATCTATAGGAAATAAAGAAAAGTCACCTTTTTTTGGAACATTCCACTCCCTATTTTATAATATATTGAAAAAGCATAATAAAGAAATAAATATTATAGATCCTTATAAGGCACATGAGATAGTTAAAAATACACTTATGTATTATCTGGACTTTATAGGAGAAGAGAGAGTAAAGGAAGTTCTAAATGACATATCTCTTTTAAAAAATAGTGAAACTAACATAGATTTATTTAAAAGTAAAATTGACAAAAGTGTATTTTTAAAATGTTTTAATGAATATGAAAATTATAAAGCTAGAAATAAGCTTATGGATTTTGATGATTTACAATTAAAAGTTAAAGATATGTTTCTAAATCAGAAATCTATTCTAGATAGTTATCAGAATTTGTTCAAGTATATTTTAGTTGATGAGTTTCAGGATTCAGATAACCTCCAAATAGAGCTTTTACAACTAATAGGAAGTAAGGGGGTTATATTTGCAGTAGGAGATGAGGATCAATGCATATATTCTTTTAGGGGATCTAAGCCAGAGTGCATGGTGAATTTTGATAACTATTTTAAAGATGGAAGAAAAATTTATTTAAAAATAAATTACAGAAGTGTTAAAAATGTAGTTGAATTGTCCAAAAAGATTATATGTAATAATAAAAATAGAAATGTAAAACTTATTGAAAATAACAGAAAAAATGATGGAAATATATACTTCAAGGTATTTGAAAGAGAAAAAGAGCAGGCCTTTTTTGTATCAAATTCAATCAAAGAAATTATAAATAAGGGAAAATACAAATATAGTCACATAGCTGTATTTTATAGAACAAACCTGGAATCAAGAAGTATAATAGATGCTTTTTTAAAATACAATATAAAGTTTAAACTTTTGGACGGTCAGTATAATTTTTATGAACATTTTATATGCAAGGATTTAATAGCATATCTTAAATTGGCTGTAAATATGTGCGATAAGAATAGTTTTATGAGAATAATAAATAAGCCTTTTAGGTATATTGGAAAAGTAAATATAAAAAAAGTTATAGATAATAGAATAAGGGAAAATTGCTTTGATATTTTAAGGCAAGTAGGTGATTTACCTATTTTTCAGCTTAAAAACATAACTGTGCTTGAAAAAAATATTAGAAAATTAAATAGAATGAAGAAGCAGGATAGAATAAATTATATATTGGATAAATTAGATTATATGGATTATTTAAAAAATTACTGCATGAAATTAAATAGGGATATGGATGAACTTCAAGATATTATAGGAGAGTTTAGGGAAGCTTGCGGAGAATTCGATAGTATAGAATCATTTTTGGATAATGTTGGAAAAGTGGAGCAGACTTTAGAGAAAGGTAAGAAAGAAGGTAATACAGTTACTTTAAGTACTATTCACGGCGTGAAAGGTATGGAGTTTGAGAATGTGTTTATAATAAACTGCAGCGAAGGGTTAATTCCCCATGCAAATAGCATACAAAATAATCTGGAAGAAGAAAGGCGGCTTTTTTATGTAGGGGTTACAAGAGCCATAGATAATTTGACTTTATGTTATTCAAGTACTATTAGGAAAAAGGCAGTAAATGTATCCAGGTTTATAGAAGAATGTGACTTGTTAAATTCGGGA
- the adhE gene encoding bifunctional acetaldehyde-CoA/alcohol dehydrogenase — protein MKVTKVTNVEELMKKLDEVTAAQKKFSSYTQEQVDEIFRQAAMAANSARIDLAKMAVEESGMGIVEDKVIKNHFVAEYIYNKYKGEKTCGVLEQDEGFGMVRIAEPVGVIAAVVPTTNPTSTAIFKSLIALKTRNGIVFSPHPRAKKSTIAAAKIVLDAAVKAGAPEGIIGWIDEPSIELSQVVMKEADLILATGGPGMVKAAYSSGKPAIGVGPGNTPAVIDESADIKMAVNSILLSKTFDNGMICASEQSVVVASSIYDEVKKEFADRGAYILSKDETEKVGKTIIINGALNAGIVGQSAFKIAQMAGVSVPEDAKVLIGEVKSVEPEEEPFAHEKLSPVLAMYKAKDFDEALLKAGRLVERGGIGHTSVLYVNAMTEKVKVEKFRETMKTGRTLINMPSAQGAIGDIYNFKLAPSLTLGCGSWGGNSVSENVGPKHLLNIKSVAERRENMLWFRVPEKVYFKYGSLGVALKELRIMEKKKAFIVTDKVLYQLGYVDKITKNLDELRVSYKIFTDVEPDPTLATAKKGAAELLAYEPDTIIAVGGGSAMDAAKIMWVMYEHPEVRFEDLAMRFMDIRKRVYVFPKMGEKAMMISVATSAGTGSEVTPFAVITDERTGAKYPLADYELTPNMAIVDAELMMGMPKGLTAASGIDALTHALEAYVSIMASEYTNGLALEATRLVFKYLPIAYTEGTTNVKAREKMAHASCIAGMAFANAFLGVCHSMAHKLGAQHHIPHGIANALMIDEVIKFNAVEAPRKQAAFPQYKYPNVKRRYARIADYLNLGGSTDDEKVQFLINAIDDLKTKLNIPKTIKEAGVSEDKFYATLDTMSELAFDDQCTGANPRYPLIGEIKQMYINAFDTPKATVEKKTRKKK, from the coding sequence ATGAAGGTAACTAAGGTAACTAACGTTGAAGAATTAATGAAAAAGTTAGATGAAGTAACGGCTGCTCAAAAGAAATTTTCTAGCTATACTCAAGAACAAGTGGATGAAATTTTCAGGCAGGCAGCTATGGCAGCCAATAGTGCTAGAATAGACTTAGCTAAAATGGCAGTGGAAGAAAGCGGAATGGGAATTGTAGAAGACAAGGTCATTAAAAATCATTTTGTTGCAGAGTATATATATAACAAATATAAGGGTGAAAAAACCTGTGGAGTTCTGGAACAAGATGAAGGCTTTGGTATGGTTAGAATTGCAGAACCTGTAGGAGTTATTGCAGCAGTAGTCCCAACAACTAATCCAACATCTACAGCAATATTTAAATCACTAATAGCTTTAAAAACTAGAAATGGTATAGTTTTTTCGCCACATCCAAGGGCAAAAAAATCAACTATTGCAGCAGCTAAGATAGTACTTGATGCTGCAGTTAAAGCTGGTGCTCCTGAAGGAATTATAGGATGGATAGATGAACCTTCTATTGAACTTTCACAGGTGGTAATGAAAGAAGCAGATCTAATTCTTGCAACTGGTGGACCAGGTATGGTTAAGGCTGCCTATTCTTCAGGAAAGCCTGCTATAGGAGTTGGTCCAGGTAACACGCCTGCTGTAATTGATGAAAGTGCTGACATTAAAATGGCAGTAAATTCAATACTATTATCAAAAACTTTTGATAATGGTATGATTTGTGCTTCAGAGCAGTCAGTAGTAGTTGCAAGCTCAATATACGATGAAGTCAAGAAAGAGTTTGCAGATAGAGGAGCATATATATTAAGTAAGGATGAAACAGAGAAGGTTGGAAAAACAATTATAATTAATGGAGCCTTAAATGCTGGCATTGTAGGGCAAAGTGCTTTTAAAATAGCACAGATGGCAGGAGTGAGTGTACCAGAAGATGCTAAAGTACTTATAGGAGAAGTTAAATCAGTAGAACCGGAAGAAGAGCCCTTTGCGCATGAAAAGCTATCTCCAGTTTTAGCTATGTACAAAGCAAAAGATTTTGACGAAGCACTCCTAAAGGCTGGAAGATTAGTTGAACGAGGTGGAATTGGGCATACATCTGTATTATATGTAAATGCAATGACGGAAAAAGTAAAGGTAGAAAAGTTCAGAGAAACTATGAAGACTGGTAGAACATTGATAAATATGCCTTCAGCACAAGGTGCTATAGGAGATATATATAACTTTAAGCTAGCTCCTTCTTTGACACTAGGTTGTGGTTCCTGGGGAGGAAACTCTGTATCAGAAAATGTTGGTCCTAAACATTTATTAAACATAAAGAGTGTTGCTGAGAGGAGAGAAAATATGCTTTGGTTTAGAGTACCTGAAAAGGTTTATTTCAAATATGGTAGTCTTGGAGTTGCACTAAAAGAACTGAGAATTATGGAGAAGAAAAAGGCATTTATAGTAACGGATAAAGTTCTTTATCAATTAGGTTATGTAGATAAAATTACAAAAAATCTGGATGAATTAAGAGTTTCATATAAAATATTTACAGATGTAGAACCAGATCCAACCCTTGCTACAGCTAAAAAAGGTGCAGCAGAACTGTTAGCTTATGAACCAGATACAATTATAGCAGTCGGTGGTGGTTCAGCAATGGATGCAGCCAAGATCATGTGGGTAATGTATGAGCATCCAGAAGTAAGATTTGAAGATTTAGCTATGAGATTTATGGATATAAGAAAGAGAGTGTATGTTTTCCCTAAAATGGGAGAAAAGGCAATGATGATTTCAGTAGCAACATCCGCAGGAACAGGGTCGGAAGTTACGCCATTTGCAGTAATTACGGATGAAAGAACAGGAGCTAAATATCCTCTGGCTGATTATGAATTGACTCCAAACATGGCTATAGTTGATGCAGAACTTATGATGGGAATGCCAAAGGGACTAACAGCAGCTTCAGGTATAGATGCATTAACCCATGCGCTGGAGGCCTATGTATCAATAATGGCTTCAGAATATACCAATGGATTGGCTCTTGAAGCAACAAGATTAGTATTTAAATATTTGCCAATAGCTTATACAGAAGGTACAACTAATGTAAAGGCAAGAGAAAAAATGGCTCATGCTTCATGTATTGCAGGTATGGCCTTTGCCAATGCATTTTTAGGGGTATGCCACTCCATGGCACATAAATTGGGAGCACAGCACCACATACCACATGGAATTGCCAATGCACTTATGATAGATGAAGTTATAAAGTTCAATGCTGTAGAGGCTCCAAGGAAACAAGCGGCATTTCCACAATATAAATATCCAAATGTTAAAAGAAGATATGCTAGAATAGCTGATTACTTAAATTTAGGTGGAAGTACAGATGATGAAAAAGTACAATTTTTAATAAATGCTATAGATGACTTGAAAACCAAGTTAAATATTCCAAAGACTATTAAAGAAGCGGGAGTTTCAGAAGATAAATTCTATGCTACTTTAGATACAATGTCAGAACTGGCTTTTGATGATCAATGTACAGGAGCTAATCCAAGATATCCATTAATAGGAGAAATAAAACAAATGTATATAAATGCATTTGATACACCAAAGGCAACTGTGGAGAAGAAAACAAGAAAGAAAAAATAA
- the adhE gene encoding bifunctional acetaldehyde-CoA/alcohol dehydrogenase, producing MKVTNVEELMKRLEEIKDAQKKFATYTQEQVDEIFRQAAMAANSARIELAKMAVEESGMGIVEDKVIKNHFASEYIYNKYKDEKTCGVLERDAGFGIVRIAEPVGVIAAVVPTTNPTSTAIFKSLIALKTRNGIIFSPHPRAKKSTIAAAKIVLDAAVKAGAPEGIIGWIDEPSIELSQVVMGEANLILATGGPGMVKAAYSSGKPAVGVGPGNTPAVIDESADIKMAVNSILLSKTFDNGMICASEQSVIVLDSIYEEVKKEFAYRGAYILSKDETDKVGKIILKNGALNAGIVGQPAFKIAQLAGVDVPEKAKVLIGEVESVELEEPFSHEKLSPVLAMYRARNFEDAIAKTDKLVRSGGFGHTSSLYVNPMTEKAKVEKFSTMMKTSRTIINTPSSQGGIGDIYNFKLAPSLTLGCGSWGGNSVSENVGPKHLLNIKSVAERRENMLWFRVPEKVYFKYGSLGVALKELKVMNKKKVFIVTDKVLYQLGYVDKVTKVLEELKISYKVFTDVEPDPTLATAKKGAAELLSYEPDTIISVGGGSAMDAAKIMWVMYEHPEVKFEDLAMRFMDIRKRVYVFPKMGEKAMMISVATSAGTGSEVTPFAVITDEKTGAKYPLADYELTPDMAIVDAELMMGMPRGLTAASGIDALTHALEAYVSIMATEFTNGLALEAVKLIFEYLPKAYTEGTTNVKAREKMVHASCIAGMAFANAFLGVCHSMAHKLGAQHHIPHGIANALMIDEVIKFNAVDDPIKQAAFPQYEYPNARYRYAQIADCLNLGGNTEEEKVQLLINAIDDLKAKLNIPETIKEAGVSEDKFYATLDKMSELAFDDQCTGANPRYPLISEIKQMYINVFDKTEPIVEDEEK from the coding sequence ATGAAAGTTACAAACGTAGAAGAACTAATGAAAAGACTAGAAGAAATAAAGGATGCTCAAAAGAAATTTGCTACATATACTCAAGAACAAGTGGATGAAATTTTTAGACAAGCAGCTATGGCAGCTAATAGTGCTAGAATAGAACTAGCTAAAATGGCAGTAGAAGAAAGCGGAATGGGAATTGTAGAAGACAAGGTCATTAAAAATCACTTTGCCTCAGAATATATATATAACAAATATAAGGATGAAAAAACCTGTGGAGTTTTAGAGAGAGATGCAGGATTTGGTATAGTTAGAATTGCGGAACCTGTAGGAGTTATCGCAGCAGTAGTTCCAACAACTAATCCAACATCTACAGCAATATTTAAATCACTAATAGCTTTAAAAACTAGAAATGGTATAATTTTTTCACCCCATCCAAGGGCAAAGAAATCAACTATTGCAGCAGCTAAAATAGTACTTGACGCTGCAGTTAAAGCTGGTGCTCCTGAAGGAATTATAGGATGGATAGATGAACCTTCCATTGAACTTTCACAGGTGGTAATGGGAGAAGCAAATTTAATTCTTGCAACTGGTGGCCCGGGTATGGTTAAGGCTGCCTATTCTTCAGGCAAACCTGCTGTGGGAGTTGGTCCAGGTAACACACCTGCTGTAATTGATGAAAGTGCCGACATTAAAATGGCAGTAAATTCAATATTACTATCAAAGACTTTTGATAATGGTATGATTTGTGCCTCAGAGCAGTCAGTAATAGTTTTAGACTCAATATATGAGGAAGTTAAAAAAGAATTTGCTTATAGGGGTGCTTATATATTAAGTAAGGATGAAACAGATAAGGTTGGAAAAATAATTTTAAAAAATGGAGCCTTAAATGCAGGTATTGTAGGACAACCTGCTTTTAAAATAGCACAGCTGGCAGGAGTGGATGTACCAGAAAAAGCTAAAGTACTTATAGGAGAGGTAGAATCGGTAGAACTTGAAGAACCATTTTCTCATGAAAAGTTATCTCCAGTTTTAGCTATGTACAGGGCAAGAAATTTTGAGGATGCCATTGCAAAAACTGATAAACTGGTTAGGTCAGGTGGATTTGGACATACATCTTCATTATATGTAAATCCAATGACAGAGAAAGCAAAAGTAGAAAAATTTAGTACTATGATGAAAACATCAAGAACTATAATTAACACACCTTCATCCCAAGGTGGTATAGGTGATATATATAACTTTAAACTAGCTCCTTCTTTGACATTAGGCTGCGGTTCCTGGGGAGGAAATTCTGTATCCGAAAATGTTGGGCCTAAACATTTATTAAACATAAAAAGTGTTGCTGAGAGGAGAGAAAATATGCTTTGGTTTAGAGTACCTGAAAAGGTTTATTTCAAATATGGTAGTCTTGGAGTTGCATTAAAAGAATTAAAAGTTATGAATAAGAAGAAAGTATTTATAGTAACAGATAAAGTTCTTTATCAATTAGGTTATGTGGACAAAGTTACAAAAGTTCTTGAGGAACTAAAAATTTCCTATAAGGTATTTACAGATGTAGAACCAGATCCAACCCTTGCTACAGCTAAAAAAGGTGCAGCAGAACTGCTTTCCTATGAACCGGATACAATTATATCAGTTGGTGGTGGCTCAGCAATGGATGCAGCTAAGATCATGTGGGTAATGTATGAGCATCCAGAAGTAAAATTTGAAGATTTAGCTATGAGATTTATGGATATAAGAAAGAGAGTATATGTTTTCCCTAAGATGGGAGAAAAGGCAATGATGATTTCAGTAGCAACATCCGCAGGAACAGGGTCGGAAGTTACTCCATTTGCAGTAATCACTGATGAAAAAACAGGAGCTAAATATCCATTAGCTGATTATGAACTAACTCCAGACATGGCTATAGTTGATGCAGAACTTATGATGGGAATGCCAAGAGGACTTACAGCAGCTTCGGGTATAGATGCATTAACCCATGCACTGGAGGCATATGTGTCAATAATGGCTACAGAATTTACCAATGGATTAGCCCTTGAAGCAGTAAAGTTGATATTTGAATATTTACCAAAAGCTTATACAGAAGGTACAACTAATGTAAAGGCAAGAGAAAAGATGGTTCATGCTTCATGTATTGCAGGTATGGCCTTTGCAAATGCATTTTTAGGGGTATGCCACTCTATGGCACATAAATTGGGAGCACAGCATCACATACCACATGGAATTGCCAATGCACTTATGATAGATGAAGTTATAAAATTCAATGCTGTAGATGATCCAATAAAACAAGCTGCATTTCCCCAATACGAGTATCCAAATGCTAGGTATAGATATGCTCAGATAGCTGATTGTCTGAACTTGGGAGGAAATACAGAAGAGGAAAAGGTACAACTATTAATAAATGCTATAGATGATTTAAAAGCTAAGTTAAATATTCCAGAAACTATAAAAGAAGCAGGAGTTTCAGAAGATAAATTCTATGCTACTTTAGATAAAATGTCAGAATTAGCTTTTGATGATCAGTGTACAGGAGCTAATCCAAGATATCCACTGATAAGTGAAATAAAACAAATGTATATAAATGTTTTTGATAAAACCGAACCAATTGTAGAAGATGAAGAAAAGTAA
- a CDS encoding spore germination protein, which translates to MFNYIYKKFKFTQLKNTNVISENSKGKIPQPKLSTSLEDNLNVLKNILGSSSDIIYREFSFGSKLQINAAIIFLDGMTEKATINELIIKPFMYDSKLCNLENELELNSIDVIKNCMLSVGNVKQVALVNQIIDACLSGDTIFLVDGCQEALIVHSKGWETRGVEEPKTEAVVRGPREGFCETMVTNMTLLRRKIQNPNLTFETMKIGTQTNTNICVVYLKGVVNPKLIKEIKHRLNKINTDSILESGYIEQFIEDAPYSIFPTIGNSEKPDTAAAKILEGRAAILVDGTPFVLTMPMLFIEGFQSSEDYYSRPYFASILRFLRFLCFFISVFSPATYVMLSTFHQELIPTTLLFTMAAGREGVPFPAVIEAGLMIITFEILREAGVRLPRPVGQAVSIVGALVIGEAAVTAGLVSGLMVIVIALTAVSSFVIPVYTDVISILRMVFLILAGILGIFGIGIGLLIVLVHIVSLRSFGTPYFAPFSPLSTEDLKDSFVRIHLWSMFTRPSTIGWHNLKRQDSSAKPEPPLKENNN; encoded by the coding sequence GTGTTTAATTATATATATAAAAAGTTTAAATTCACGCAGCTTAAAAATACTAATGTAATCAGTGAAAATTCAAAAGGGAAAATTCCACAACCAAAACTTTCTACTAGCCTTGAAGATAACCTAAATGTTTTAAAAAATATTTTAGGTTCAAGTAGTGATATAATCTACCGCGAATTTTCCTTTGGTTCTAAACTGCAAATAAATGCTGCAATTATATTTTTAGATGGTATGACAGAAAAAGCAACTATAAACGAACTTATAATTAAACCTTTTATGTATGACAGCAAGTTATGCAATTTAGAAAATGAATTAGAGTTAAATAGTATAGACGTTATAAAAAATTGTATGCTTTCTGTTGGAAATGTTAAACAAGTTGCATTAGTAAATCAAATAATAGATGCATGTTTATCTGGTGATACCATATTTCTTGTAGATGGCTGCCAAGAAGCTTTGATTGTTCATTCAAAGGGATGGGAAACCCGCGGTGTAGAAGAACCTAAAACTGAAGCTGTGGTAAGGGGACCTAGAGAAGGCTTTTGTGAAACTATGGTCACAAACATGACACTTTTAAGACGTAAAATTCAAAATCCAAATTTAACCTTTGAAACTATGAAAATTGGCACTCAAACAAACACCAATATATGCGTTGTTTATTTAAAAGGAGTCGTTAATCCTAAACTCATAAAAGAAATAAAACATAGGCTAAATAAAATTAATACAGACTCTATTCTGGAATCAGGCTATATTGAACAGTTTATAGAAGATGCCCCCTATTCTATTTTTCCTACTATAGGTAATTCAGAAAAGCCAGATACAGCAGCTGCTAAAATATTAGAAGGAAGAGCTGCTATTTTAGTTGATGGTACTCCTTTTGTACTTACTATGCCAATGCTCTTTATTGAAGGCTTTCAAAGTTCAGAAGACTATTATTCTAGACCTTACTTTGCAAGTATTTTAAGATTTTTAAGGTTTCTATGCTTTTTTATAAGTGTATTCTCTCCAGCTACTTACGTCATGCTATCTACTTTTCATCAAGAATTAATACCTACTACTCTATTATTTACCATGGCGGCAGGTCGAGAAGGTGTCCCATTTCCTGCAGTTATAGAAGCTGGTCTCATGATAATAACCTTTGAAATCCTACGAGAAGCAGGTGTTAGATTGCCTCGCCCAGTAGGTCAGGCGGTAAGCATTGTAGGAGCTTTAGTAATAGGTGAAGCTGCCGTAACAGCAGGATTGGTATCAGGACTTATGGTTATTGTAATAGCACTGACAGCTGTTTCCAGTTTTGTAATTCCTGTATATACAGATGTAATTTCCATTTTACGAATGGTGTTTCTTATATTAGCTGGAATATTAGGTATATTTGGAATTGGAATTGGATTATTAATTGTACTTGTTCATATTGTATCCTTAAGATCTTTTGGTACTCCATATTTTGCTCCATTTTCTCCTTTAAGCACAGAAGATTTAAAAGATAGTTTTGTAAGAATTCATTTGTGGAGTATGTTTACTAGACCTAGCACTATAGGATGGCACAATTTAAAAAGACAGGATTCCTCTGCAAAACCGGAGCCACCATTAAAAGAAAATAACAATTAA
- a CDS encoding DUF6143 family protein, which yields MENQNILNSDTVSHHDKPTKVVNLPYRVYESFKGKYFMGHTPFLILERNLNAWGGLINPEDSGVKLYINTFTVSNTSSTAFRSELWLNSEPIGRTSISPYVSPANTTIYPLPTSNILLSFAQHVKHSPSSGISLFNRIAEANSTVVGNYYGKIIIPPGGSLIVYLHSPGNQHIKTDVALGWWEKPL from the coding sequence ATGGAAAATCAAAACATTTTAAATTCCGATACCGTAAGTCATCATGATAAACCAACTAAAGTAGTAAACCTACCCTATCGTGTATATGAATCTTTTAAAGGAAAATATTTTATGGGTCATACCCCCTTTCTAATTCTAGAACGTAATTTAAATGCTTGGGGAGGCTTGATAAACCCAGAGGATTCAGGAGTTAAGTTATATATAAATACCTTTACAGTATCAAATACGTCTAGTACAGCTTTTAGATCAGAACTATGGCTAAATTCTGAACCTATTGGTAGAACTTCTATATCTCCCTATGTATCCCCTGCAAATACTACCATATATCCTTTACCAACTTCCAATATTTTATTGAGTTTTGCGCAGCATGTAAAACACTCACCTTCCAGCGGTATAAGTTTATTTAACAGAATTGCAGAAGCAAATTCCACAGTAGTGGGAAATTATTATGGTAAAATCATTATCCCTCCAGGAGGCTCTCTTATCGTATATCTACACTCTCCTGGCAACCAGCACATTAAAACTGATGTTGCTTTAGGCTGGTGGGAGAAACCTCTATAA